The Penicillium oxalicum strain HP7-1 chromosome VIII, whole genome shotgun sequence DNA segment CGGGCTTGAACGGATATACAGCCTTGTCGGCCGCTGCGGAAATAGGCCATCTGGAGATCGTTCAGTCCTTGCTTGGTGCTGGGGCGGATGTGTCTCTTGTGTCTGGAAATCAGAGCCGGACGGCAGCTCAGATTGCGTTCGCGAGAGGACATGTGGAGATTGGGCATATCCTACAGAGAGCGACCGCCGACGTGAGCTTGCGGGGGCAACCGGCCAGAATGAGACGAAGCGAGACGAGGTGAAGCGTCTGGTGAAGTCCCTTTTCAAATCAGGTAATAACTGTGGGACGCTTGATGGGCCTAACAAGACAAGGTTTGGTCGGTGGACATTGGCGGAAGTAAGGGACTGGAATGGGGTCTGGCAGCAATCCTGCGCAAGAGCAGTGATCGTGAGACCCACCGGATCGAGATTCAGGTTCTTTCATTCCTGTGTTCTGAATCATTTCAAGGCCCACGTGAGCTTCGAGAACATGTCATTTCGCAGCTGGCATGCTCGAGTCTGGATGGCTGCGAAACCGAGTCATAGCCTTCTAACCCCGGATTTTCTAATATTCTGATGGGCGTGGTGTGTAAGTCTTTTGGCTTACAACATACATTTTTGCTTAGCAGTGCATTATGTCGAATCATTCCTGCGCGGTGAAGTGTCGGATTCAAGTTGCTGAGTCCTCACAGCCCCAAGACGGAAGTGACGTGATTTCCATGCGGGCCCATCGTAGCTCAGGCCACATGACTCGCACTTTTGTTTGTTCATGTGATCCGCCGTTTTGTGTCCAGCAACTTTTTTAATCCTACAAAATGGACAGTTCTATCTCTCAGAATGAAACGACAAAGACAATTCAATTGCTAAGGTGACCAAGAAAGTGTGCAATCAACCACCTCGGAGgtattgatgatgatttgcCTCGTCATCGGATTAAACTCCTCACAAACACGAAAGAAGTGACCAGCGCGTTTTCCGCCATGTCCCAGTTCCCCCACATGCAGACCACGCGCATTGTTAAAGGCACTGCGAATAATACTGATTCTGGACTTGGCACGTGTATGGAGAGACACAAGAGCGAGCTCCCGTCCATCCTTGTCCGCCGCATTGACCGAACTGAGGCACAAGGCTGCCGGTGCTGCCCGAGGATGTGGAAGTGGTGGTCGTAGCAGGCTTAGTTTGGAGTGTTGTAGTCGATGAGCTGAATGAGCCTCCGGCCGAGCCCTGCTTCCACGAGCCCAGTCGTGATGGTCCGTCCAGAGTGATCACTTTAGAGTCGCCATACACCTGTTGCACATAACTGACTGAGTTGTAGCTCCCATCTTCAATGAACGAGCCAGACCAAGTCATCCAATAAGCCCACAGTGCCCCTGAGCTGGTCATCTGGCTTGGGTCGGGGATATCGCCGACTTCAGCCAACGCGAGCATACGTGCCCCGTTGGTCAGGCCATATAGTGTGTTCCACTGGTCGTGAAGGGGCCCATGGTCGCCCGGACTGGCGTATACATCGACAGTGGCAATGTCGCACTTGTCATTTCCGGGATACCAGTCAGAGGCGGCAGTGTTGCAGACCCAGATCAGGTTGTGAAGGTTGTGATATTGCGTCAAGCGCTGATACATGAGATTCCACAGCTGCTTGAAAGGCCCAGAGCCTTTGGCACCCCACCAGAACCAGCCTCCCTCGGGCTCATGGAGAGGTCGCCACAGCACAGGAACACCCGACGAGGCCAGCTTTTTCAGCTGAACCGCAATGGCGTCAATATCgcggaggatgagctggtAGTTGCTCCCACCAGGACCTTCATTCATCGCTTGTTGCACATCAAAGCACGTCGCAGAGGTGTAGAAGCCTTTGTACCACGGCTGAGACGACGAGTCATACAGACAGGTGGGTGCATTCCAGTGCCAAACAACGGTGTTGATGCCCCCTTTCTGATCGAAAGCGATACAATCTTCGGCCGCGGACGAGGAAGCCCCGTAAGCAATTCTGGACGGGGAATAGTCCATGAAATCATTGCCCTGGATGGCGGGCGTCTTGCcagtcttgctcttcacCCAGGCAACGTCAGATTTGTCCATTTGCCCGGACAGATAGTGATTGCCATAGGTGCTTTGCAAGTAACCCAGCAGGGCGCGTGCCCCAGAGTCTGCTTGGGGATCAATGGGGCTATAGGTCAGCCAATTCGCCCGAGCCGTGTGTCTGATCGGCTCAGCCAGGCTCAGCGCTGGTGCGAGTGCAAGAAGGGTGAGATGATACTTCATGATGAGTAGGTGAACTTTGGCTCTCTGTCTTCAGTAAATTCTGAGATGAGACTGTGAGTCTGAGTGTATGCGGTAAAAACCTTCTTCTCCTAGCAGCAGATCAGAGTCTTTAAATATCTCTGTATCGCCGTCACTCTCCAAATCCGATCCTCGATCACCGACCAGCGCCTCGAGTCAAATCCAAAGCCAGCCATGCCAATGGGGGGaagcgaaagaaaaaagcactATTGACGTGTGCATAAACGCAAACTCACTTTGAGCGCGGTGTCGCGCCCGAACATCGAGGTTACAGTCGGTCGTTTGAATCGTCAAAAGGATTCGCAGAATATAGTAAGACGCCAGCTCGGAGCTCATACAAGACACTGCCCGTTCAAGCCTAGCGTCCATCTAGATTCACCGGCCAGTGTCAATTTGTTTCCAAATCCAGCCTGGACTCCCGTCCTTCTTCAGTCCCGAAAAGGAAACGGTGCTTCATTCAGCATTCTGTCTCCTCTTCCCCGCAGTCGCCACGCTGGACCTGTCAGCGCTCGAGCACTTTCATTGAGGGTGATGAAGTAGGTGATCAAGTCGTTTTCTGGGCAGAGTAACTCCGAAAGCTAGTTGTGGAAGGTGACAGCAAGTCATAGTCTTCAACACCCCAGCTTGGAGATTATGTTTATTTGTCTAATCACAAACGGAGAAAGTAGACAGGTGCGCCGGGGGTAGTATTTGACGAAAAATCCACACTCAAATGGCACACATACTGCCACTCGTTTGTCGGGGAATCACCTCGGCATTGCTCATCCTCGGCTGATACCTTAGGTTCGTGCTATACTAATGCGATACTAGCGGACCGCCACTagcccccctcccttgaTGAGGATGTGCATGAACATGTGCCTATTTCAAGCACCAAatagaaggggggaaaataGAGAGCTGCGTATGCTGACACCGAACGCAGGGGTACGCATATACCTCAAATGGCTCATGGGATCATGCAAAGGCTCTAATTCCCCCGCAttcttcaccttctcatCAGTGCCCGGcgagtgggggaggaggtgagCCACAATCGGTACTCTCGGGCAGTTATCGGGGATTTGTCTCTCCATTGTTTGCCGATTTGGCCTGAAGCGATACGCAGCGCCGATGATATCGCCCCTTCTTATTGTTATATTGCTGGGTGAAGCTGTTATAAAGAATGTCCAAATTTCCCTCATGTCATGTGCGAGCGTCAAGAGATCTTTCTAAAAGATCCCTCCCACTAAGTTCATCCTATACAAAACTTTCTCCCTTAgcgcatctttttttcccctgcgATGAACTCgtaaaccccccccccccccccctaatCTGGAAGTAACACGCTCTTAACGCTCCGATACCTCGGCAAGCACGCCCAAACTCTATTTTTCTTGTCGAGAGGGTTCCTGCTCACTATCTACAATCTCATTTGACACAATGCATTCATCTCATAATTGTACttttcagaaaaaaaaaacaaaagaaaaaagaacagagagaGCAACTTCTATTCCCGACACGGCCATCCGTGCCAATTCCAGGCGAAAAACTTCTCCCCTGCTGCAGAAAGTTTAATTGTTGGAACTTATAGCCCTAACTTATCAAGTGAGGAATCTAATATAACACACCCGACTGGGATTGTAAGAGAATGCTTTATGCAGATTTACGGTTAAGAATCTGGAATGATCACTCCAAGTTACGGTATTACCTCGATTATTCCTCAAAATGGGTTCCAGTAGACATGACGAGATCTGGACTCCAAAGGCGTTTCCTTGAGATACGCATTGAGAATATCCCGTTGTGTGCTGGGCTCCAAATTAGAAATACTATCCAGACGGTAGTATTTTCCGTGTAAAACAGGTTTGAGGGAGTCATTCTGGAAGAGCTTAGTATTGGGCTCCTTAAATTTGATTCAAGCTTGATActtgtcctttttcctttctttttcacttctctcttttcacaaCTTGATCGCCAACGTGGAGTTGGAGAAATTAGATGAAGAGGTGCCTGCATATCTCTTATGATGCAATCTGATTGTTCTGGCAGTTGTAATACTacctggaagaagagcaaatgaCCATTGGCATGTAGATGCTGGTCAAGTGAGGGAATTGATTTGTATATATTTTTTTGATTCAACACTGTCTCGTTATATGCATATGGACATGTTGAGCAGaattctttttcaaaaagctCTGGTCAAGGAATTTTGTTCTTTCAAGGGTTATTGATGTTCATTAAAGATATTGCCCAGTATTTTTACTTAAAAATAAAATGTTGAGACTGCACATGGATTCCAATCCGATCCACAAATGATATATTCAGAAAAATAGTATACTCAAGAAAGTAGgtaaaataaaaaaaaaggctccACATGCACACCATCGAGCCCATTTGCGCTTCCGAATTTCAAAGCTCTCAATGCAAGTGCCAGCACGCAAGAGATAGTGGGCGAGGCCGGTCCAAACCATGAAGGATTAgaccgaggaaaagaaaactccCCAGAATCCTGTGACGGGACGCATCCAAAAAGTCCACTGAACTCGATGCGCCTCTTTATCATTGTGATTATGCTGAACGTTGGAAACTTTCTCTCCAACCCCTCGCTCTAGCCCGGAACATCACATCTAGTACACGCTCGCAGACCAGTGGGAGACGTCAAAGGTGGACTTGCCGCCGGTGAAGGGCTCGGTACCAAACTGCACGTCTGTGGAGGGGTAAATTTAAAAGGTTAGCCAGCCGAATCGATTCCATCATCGTGGGGGGGACCAAGTCACAAAAGGCAAAATGGGTTAAACTTACCGATCAGGTACTGGGAGCTGGCTGGGAAGCCCTGGTGCTGGGTCAAGTAGTCGAAGAAGTGCTTGATGTCACCCGAGTAGGAGTtgatgggggaggaggcgaCGAAGCTGTAGGTCTTCTGGGAGCCGTTGGCACCGTACCAGAGAGCCCAGTTGCGGCCATCGACGTTGGCGGTGGCGATCTGTTTGCCAATGGGCTGAGCAGGGCCGTACTTGGCGAGCCTAAAGAGATTGGGGAAAATGAATGTTAGTCTTGTACCGGAGACAGTTGGGGGAGGCGGCTTTGAAGATAGGTACTGTAGACATGTACAGCGGAGAAGTAGATAGGGATGGAGTCGTgtaaaaatagaaaaagagaaCTATGCCAGTCTTACCAAATCATGAGCTCGTAGTCACCGCTGTAGGTGACGTGGTTGATATCGGCGGCCGTGAAGAGATCGTAGGAGACATCGGCGTTGATGTTGGAGTTGCTGTAGGTCCAAGAGACAGAGGTGGGAATGCCGCCGACCTTGCTGACCAGCTTCTTGTTGAAGGAGATGCCCGAGTTGGCGTAGGACTTGACGTTGGAGTTGCCACCGCTCCAGTTCCAGGTGGTGGACCAGGCGACGCCGTTGCTGGAGACGGAGTTCACGGCGGTGCACTGGGAGCCGGAGCCGGAGT contains these protein-coding regions:
- a CDS encoding Mannan endo-1,4-beta-mannosidase man26A encodes the protein MKYHLTLLALAPALSLAEPIRHTARANWLTYSPIDPQADSGARALLGYLQSTYGNHYLSGQMDKSDVAWVKSKTGKTPAIQGNDFMDYSPSRIAYGASSSAAEDCIAFDQKGGINTVVWHWNAPTCLYDSSSQPWYKGFYTSATCFDVQQAMNEGPGGSNYQLILRDIDAIAVQLKKLASSGVPVLWRPLHEPEGGWFWWGAKGSGPFKQLWNLMYQRLTQYHNLHNLIWVCNTAASDWYPGNDKCDIATVDVYASPGDHGPLHDQWNTLYGLTNGARMLALAEVGDIPDPSQMTSSGALWAYWMTWSGSFIEDGSYNSVSYVQQVYGDSKVITLDGPSRLGSWKQGSAGGSFSSSTTTLQTKPATTTTSTSSGSTGSLVPQFGQCGGQGWTGARSCVSPYTCQVQNQYYSQCL
- a CDS encoding Endoglucanase-1, with product MKSAIALTTILAVASAELAQFCDQYGNWQSGAYSVGNNLWGKDSGSGSQCTAVNSVSSNGVAWSTTWNWSGGNSNVKSYANSGISFNKKLVSKVGGIPTSVSWTYSNSNINADVSYDLFTAADINHVTYSGDYELMIWLAKYGPAQPIGKQIATANVDGRNWALWYGANGSQKTYSFVASSPINSYSGDIKHFFDYLTQHQGFPASSQYLIDVQFGTEPFTGGKSTFDVSHWSASVY